The following proteins come from a genomic window of Gossypium raimondii isolate GPD5lz chromosome 5, ASM2569854v1, whole genome shotgun sequence:
- the LOC105767470 gene encoding uncharacterized protein LOC105767470, with translation MGNCIRREKSTWADDETSWSLQSSQMGGDYGDDEINIMEKETRQLFGGKTDAINTREVKITISKKELEQLVHKVEMQGLTLEQLLLARMVKGGGGGDMFEFEQPRSWKPVLQSIPEVN, from the coding sequence ATGGGGAACTGTATTAGACGCGAAAAGTCAACTTGGGCTGATGACGAGACCAGCTGGTCATTGCAGTCATCTCAGATGGGTGGAGATTATGGTGATGATGAGATTAACATTATGGAGAAGGAGACGAGGCAACTTTTTGGTGGGAAGACAGATGCAATTAATACCAGAGAGGTGAAGATAACAATTTCAAAGAAGGAGCTGGAGCAGTTGGTGCACAAGGTGGAGATGCAGGGCTTGACTCTTGAACAGCTACTCTTAGCCAGGATGGTGAagggtggaggaggaggagatATGTTTGAGTTTGAGCAACCTCGCTCATGGAAGCCAGTGCTACAAAGTATTCCGGAGGTGAACTAG
- the LOC105770219 gene encoding uncharacterized protein LOC105770219 encodes MAKGRRLTTSRSERLLGNYGYGHSQGDSVVNEEAELGEEDVWSMVDNVADRGDGGSVDNSRSQWSPHADAESNGNGNFDMRGDRRLIPRGDRHVGGLSLAFEDSASTKPRIVHQFRGHDGVAAAASPRGHHMATSAPVNVPDWSKIYRVNSVEWIRDSDDGLDDAESEMVPPHEYLAREYARSKKSGGASVFEGVGRTLKGRDMRRVRDAVWSRTGFDG; translated from the coding sequence ATGGCGAAAGGCCGGCGGTTGACCACCAGCAGAAGCGAACGGTTGCTTGGAAATTATGGTTACGGGCACAGCCAAGGGGACAGTGTCGTCAATGAAGAAGCCGAGCTTGGTGAGGAAGATGTTTGGTCGATGGTTGATAACGTCGCAGACCGAGGAGACGGCGGGAGTGTCGACAATTCTCGGAGCCAGTGGAGTCCACACGCTGATGCGGAGAGTAACGGGAATGGGAACTTCGACATGAGGGGGGATCGTCGTCTAATTCCTCGGGGCGACCGTCACGTTGGTGGGCTGTCCTTGGCTTTCGAGGATTCTGCTTCGACGAAGCCTAGGATCGTGCATCAGTTTCGTGGCCATGACGGCGTGGCGGCCGCTGCTTCGCCACGAGGGCACCATATGGCCACGTCAGCTCCAGTGAACGTGCCTGACTGGAGTAAGATTTACCGGGTTAACTCGGTGGAGTGGATACGCGACTCGGACGATGGGTTGGATGACGCTGAATCGGAGATGGTGCCACCACACGAATACTTGGCGCGTGAGTACGCTCGGAGTAAGAAATCTGGCGGGGCTTCGGTTTTCGAAGGCGTGGGTCGGACCCTCAAGGGCCGAGACATGAGGCGGGTCAGGGATGCAGTATGGAGCCGGACCGGGTTCGATGGCTAA
- the LOC105768443 gene encoding peroxidase 42 — protein sequence MRKIMGAKVLFFFALLSFSAVSAFARDEEDQGLVMNFYKDSCPQAEDIIKEQVKLLYKRHKNTAFSWLRNIFHDCAVQSCDASLLLDSTRRSLSEKETDRSFGLRNFRYIETIKEAVERECPGVVSCADILVLSAREGIVSLGGPYIPLKTGRRDGRRSRADVVEEYLPDHNETISGVLDRFAAMGIDTPGVVALLGAHSVGRTHCVKLVHRLYPEVDPALSPDHVPHMLHKCPDQIPDPKAVQYVRNDRGTPMVLDNNYYRNILDNKGLLIVDHQLAYDKRTRPYVKKMAKSQDYFFKEFSRAITLLSENNPLTGSKGEIRKQCNLANKLH from the exons ATGAGGAAAATCATGGGTGCCAAAGTTCTCTTCTTCTTTGCTTTGCTTTCCTTTTCAGCTGTGTCGGCATTTGCACGGGATGAGGAAGACCAAGGTCTTGTTATGAACTTCTACAAGGATTCTTGTCCTCAGGCTGAAGACATTATCAAGGAGCAAGTTAAGCTACTGTACAAGCGACACAAAAACACTGCTTTTTCTTGGCTGAGAAACATTTTCCATGACTGTGCTGTCCAG TCATGTGATGCTTCACTGCTGCTGGACTCCACAAGAAGGAGCTTGTCTGAGAAGGAGACAGACAGGAGCTTTGGCCTAAGGAATTTCAGGTACATTGAGACCATCAAAGAAGCTGTAGAAAGGGAATGTCCTGGAGTTGTTTCTTGTGCTGATATCCTTGTTCTGTCTGCTAGAGAAGGCATCGTTTCG TTGGGAGGCCCTTACATTCCTCTCAAAACTGGAAGAAGAGACGGTAGAAGGAGCAGAGCAGATGTTGTGGAGGAGTATCTTCCGGACCACAATGAGACCATCTCTGGCGTTCTCGACAGGTTTGCCGCCATGGGTATTGACACCCCTGGAGTCGTTGCCCTCCTAG GAGCTCACAGTGTCGGCAGAACTCACTGTGTGAAGCTGGTGCATCGGTTGTACCCAGAGGTTGACCCTGCCCTCAGCCCCGACCATGTTCCACACATGCTCCATAAATGCCCTGATCAAATCCCAGACCCCAAGGCCGTCCAGTATGTGAGAAACGATCGTGGGACACCCATGGTTTTGGACAACAACTACTACAGGAACATACTGGACAACAAGGGTTTGTTGATTGTGGATCACCAACTGGCTTACGACAAAAGGACCAGACCTTATGTGAAGAAAATGGCCAAGAGCCAAGACTATTTCTTCAAGGAGTTCTCAAGGGCCATTACTCTCCTCTCTGAGAACAATCCTCTCACTGGTAGCAAGGGTGAGATCAGGAAGCAATGCAATCTTGCAAACAAGCTTCACTAA
- the LOC105768444 gene encoding tRNA wybutosine-synthesizing protein 2/3/4, with product MDFDKRKASTLASLSSNEADKSPKGSLDTPIIPLINALNNHLSYFTTSSCSGRISILSQPKPNPSSNNPTKKKARGGTWLFITHDTADSDSVISILFSDSTKLIQDSELVFRFEPLIIAVECRDLSSAQSLVSLAIACGFRESGITSVSKRLIVGIRCSIRLEVPLGDTQKIMVSEDYLKFLVGVANEKMEANWKRTEGFLRAFRKSQDGTLENATGSKCSVSGGDCNEGQDGLERSFVDAQNIVPSEKASFSRESLVETEGIPGCSLSISQMVIAGEPIERLFLWGHSTCTLESTNKAEVLIFGGFGGSGRHARRHDSFLLDPLHGTLREINVAGRPSPRLGHTASLIGDCMYVIGGRADPTNILSEVWILNTLKNEWKLLDCIGSAFPPRHRHAAAAVGSKIYVFGGLNNDAISSSLHVLDTNTLQWEELIAHGEQPCARHSHSMVAYGSKLFMFGGYYGEALGDLYSFDTLTCSWKVEKVGGRSPYARFSHSMFVYKYFIGIIGGCPVTQHCQELTLLDMRSLVWKHVTLSSMDKALFVRSTANVVRDDLIMVGGGAACYAFGTKFSEPMKINLFPLLSLDDHDSSRKLGENEVIKEEEGMMENGNVLLLAPHVGTGSPQHPEMQSLNVENQTGQIDASSWVVKLEKKHAKLGKDILKKFGWLDLERKVYAQEDGLFISFPVTEKFCAIFSEDRFEVLSDHHPSKPFRAESLLLNDMSSSVALDILKEYGATKLPDELVQKRKACKSPLKIMTEAVASLIRQKGLSDKLLEQLPNRWERIGDIVVLPISSFRDPIWNSIGEELWPIIAESLNTCRLARQGRVAANGTRDSTLEILVGDNGWVDHRENGILYSFDATKCMFSWGNLSEKIRMASSDCTDAVIVDLFAGIGYFLLPFLVRAKAKLVYACEWNPHAIEALKRNLEANSVSDRCIVLEGDNQITAPKGVADRVCLGLLPSSEGSWLTAVRALRSNGGILHVHGNVKDTEVELWANHVSKSISEIARSEGHRWEVTIDHVEKVKWYAPHIRHLVADVKCRRI from the exons ATGGACTTTGACAAGAGGAAGGCATCAACGTTAGCTTCACTGAGCTCCAATGAAGCAGATAAATCACCCAAAGGCTCTTTAGACACGCCCATCATTCCTCTCATCAACGCCCTCAACAACCACCTTTCTTACTTCACCACCAGTTCCTGCTCTGGCCGTATCTCTATCCTTTCCCAACCAAAACCCAATCCCAGCTCCAATAATCCTACCAAAAAGAAAGCCCGAGGAGGCACCTGGCTCTTCATCACCCACGACACGGCTGATTCCGACTCGGTCATCTCCATACTCTTCTCTGACTCGACTAAGTTGATTCAAGACAGTGAGTTGGTCTTTCGATTCGAGCCTCTCATCATCGCCGTTGAGTGTAGAGACTTAAGTTCAGCTCAGAGTTTGGTTTCTTTGGCGATTGCTTGTGGGTTCAGAGAGTCTGGGATTACAAGCGTCAGCAAGAGATTGATAGTGGGGATACGGTGTTCGATACGGTTGGAGGTGCCTTTGGGGGATACCCAGAAGATTATGGTGTCTGAAGATTACTTGAAGTTTCTTGTTGGGGTTGCTAATGAGAAAATGGAAGCTAATTGGAAGAGAACTGAAGGGTTTCTTAGAGCATTTCGAAAAAGTCAGGATGGAACATTGGAAAACGCGACTGGTTCAAAGTGTAGTGTGAGTGGTGGTGATTGTAATGAAGGTCAAGATGGTTTGGAGAGAAGTTTTGTAGATGCTCAA AACATCGTTCCTAGCGAAAAAGCAAGTTTTTCTCGTGAATCATTGGTGGAAACTGAAGGAATTCCCGGCTGCAGTTTATCTATTAGTCAGATGGTAATTGCTGGTGAACCTATAGAGAGACTGTTCCTTTGGGGCCATTCTACTTGTACCTTAGAAAGCACAAACAAAGCTGAAGTTCTTATATTTGGTGGCTTTGGGGGCAGTGGAAGACATGCGAGAAGACATGACTCTTTTCTCCTTGATCCATTGCATGGGACATTGAGAGAAATCAATGTGGCGGGCCGTCCATCACCTCGCCTGGGTCACACTGCTTCTTTAATCGGAGATTGCATGTATGTTATTGGAGGCAGGGCTGATCCTACGAACATTCTGAGCGAGGTATGGATTCTCAATACGTTAAAGAATGAATGGAAGCTACTAGATTGTATTGGCAGCGCTTTTCCTCCAAG GCATCGGCATGCGGCCGCTGCAGTAGGATCAAAGATTTATGTCTTTGGTGGCCTTAATAACGATGCAATCTCTTCATCATTGCATGTTCTTGACACCAATACACTGCAATGGGAAGAACTAATTGCCCACGGTGAACAGCCATGTGCTCGTCATTCTCACTCAATGGTGGCATATGGATCTAAGTTATTCATGTTTGGAGGGTACTATGGAGAGGCTCTTGGGGACTTGTACAGTTTTGATACTCTAACATGTTCATGGAAAGTAGAAAAGGTAGGAGGAAGAAGCCCATATGCTAGGTTCTCCCACTCCATGTTTGTCTACAAGTATTTTATTGGAATAATAGGAGGTTGTCCTGTTACACAACATTGTCAAGAGTTGACATTACTAGATATGCGAAGCCTAGTCTGGAAGCATGTGACCCTCAGTTCAATGGATAAAGCACTGTTTGTGCGTTCCACAGCCAATGTTGTTCGTGATGATCTTATTATGGTTGGTGGTGGAGCAGCTTGTTATGCTTTTGGAACCAAGTTTAGTGAGCCTATGAAAATCAACTTGTTTCCTTTGTTATCTCTAGATGATCATGACAGTTCTCGAAAGCTCGGTGAAAATGAAGTTATTAAGGAAGAGGAAGGTATGATGGAAAATGGGAATGTTCTTTTACTAGCTCCACATGTTGGAACTGGTTCACCTCAACATCCTGAAATGCAAAGCTTAAATGTTGAGAACCAGACAGGACAGATAGATGCTTCGAGTTGGGTtgtaaaacttgaaaaaaaacatgcaaaattagGAAAGGACATATTGAAGAAGTTTGGATGGTTAGATCTAGAGAGAAAAGTTTATGCACAAGAGGATGGTTTGTTCATCTCTTTCCCTGTGACCGAGAAGTTTTGTGCTATCTTCTCAGAAGACAGATTTGAAGTTTTGAGTGATCATCATCCATCTAAACCATTTAGAGCTGAAAGTTTACTCTTAAATGACATGTCCTCCTCAGTAGCTCTGGACATTCTTAAGGAATATGGTGCTACTAAGCTTCCAGATGAGCttgttcaaaaaagaaaagcttgtAAATCTCCCTTAAAAATAATGACTGAAGCTGTTGCCTCTTTGATTAGGCAAAAGGGGTTATCAGATAAACTTCTGGAGCAGCTACCAAACAG GTGGGAACGGattggtgatattgttgtgctACCGATTTCATCCTTCAGGGACCCAATATGGAATTCAATTGGAGAGGAGCTTTGGCCCATTATTGCCGAATCCCTTAATACTTGTCGCCTTGCACGGCAG GGCCGGGTCGCTGCAAATGGTACAAGGGACAGTACTTTGGAGATTCTTGTAGGAGATAATGGCTGGGTTGATCATCGTGAAAATGGGATTCTATATTCTTTTGATGCTACCAAGTGCATGTTCTCTTGGGGCAATCTTTCTGAGAAAATCCGTATGGCCAGTTCAGATTGTACAGATGCAGTCATCGTGGATCTGTTTGCTGGAATTGGATATTTTCTATTGCCCTTCCTTGTTAG GGCGAAAGCAAAGTTAGTCTATGCTTGTGAATGGAATCCTCATGCCATTGAGGCTCTTAAACGTAATCTTGAAGCCAATTCTGTCTCTGATCGTTGTATCGTACTTGAAGGGGATAATCAGATTACAGCACCCAAG GGAGTGGCAGATCGAGTTTGTCTTGGTCTTCTTCCATCAAGTGAGGGTAGCTGGCTTACTGCTGTGAGGGCATTAAG GAGTAATGGTGGGATATTGCATGTCCACGGTAATGTGAAGGACACCGAGGTGGAATTGTGGGCTAACCATGTTTCAAAATCGATATCTGAAATTGCAAGATCCGAGG GCCATCGTTGGGAAGTTACAATCGATCATGTGGAGAAAGTGAAATGGTATGCCCCACACATCCGCCATCTTGTTGCTGATGTTAAATGCAGACGGATCTAG